The Dehalogenimonas lykanthroporepellens BL-DC-9 genome includes a window with the following:
- a CDS encoding alkyl hydroperoxide reductase/ Thiol specific antioxidant/ Mal allergen (PFAM: alkyl hydroperoxide reductase/ Thiol specific antioxidant/ Mal allergen~KEGG: hor:Hore_18200 alkyl hydroperoxide reductase/thiol specific antioxidant/Mal allergen): MHIGRIMLTIILFSLLTLTFTGCNDGLIGSEAPKFTLPDTQGKQVSSSLPDATPTLLNFWQMNCPECIEEMPYIQALHQNSEKNIRILAVNLGDSTASVSSFMNDNGYSFQVLFDNFGVVAGHYGIRFTPTSYLVDTNGRIADVRIGPFADMDDLYQFIE, from the coding sequence ATGCATATAGGCCGAATCATGCTGACAATCATTCTGTTCTCATTACTCACCTTAACGTTCACCGGTTGCAATGATGGATTGATAGGAAGTGAAGCCCCAAAATTTACTTTACCCGACACGCAAGGTAAACAGGTATCTTCGAGTTTACCAGACGCTACTCCCACCTTGCTAAATTTCTGGCAGATGAACTGCCCGGAATGTATCGAGGAGATGCCTTACATTCAGGCTCTTCACCAGAACAGCGAAAAGAATATTCGTATCCTGGCTGTCAACCTTGGAGATTCAACCGCTTCCGTATCTTCTTTCATGAACGACAACGGATACTCGTTTCAGGTGCTTTTCGACAATTTCGGTGTAGTCGCCGGTCATTACGGCATCCGATTTACGCCGACTAGCTACCTTGTGGATACAAACGGCAGAATCGCCGATGTTCGAATCGGGCCTTTCGCCGATATGGATGACCTGTACCAATTTATCGAATGA
- a CDS encoding conserved hypothetical protein (KEGG: dev:DhcVS_555 hypothetical protein): MSEDILNEANNIAQCRECPWYKSCATPMRFSPEDLQRQMQSQQGAGFGVPEDETMQNMMANMAQAVQNSMVEACPVFIHRLKTSPKLAERIKKIMQNWSDDSV, encoded by the coding sequence ATGTCCGAAGATATTTTGAATGAAGCCAATAATATTGCCCAATGTCGCGAGTGCCCCTGGTATAAGTCATGCGCTACGCCGATGCGTTTTTCACCGGAAGACCTCCAGCGCCAGATGCAATCACAGCAAGGCGCGGGTTTCGGTGTACCGGAAGATGAGACCATGCAGAACATGATGGCCAATATGGCACAGGCGGTACAGAATTCCATGGTGGAAGCCTGTCCTGTTTTTATTCACCGTTTGAAAACGTCGCCGAAACTCGCCGAGCGCATCAAGAAGATTATGCAGAACTGGTCAGACGATTCGGTCTGA
- a CDS encoding hydrogenase maturation protease (KEGG: dev:DhcVS_554 hydrogenase maturation protease~TIGRFAM: hydrogenase maturation protease~PFAM: peptidase M52 hydrogen uptake protein) codes for MEFLPDYYTKKLLILGVGNPLFGDDGFGPAVAEELERRGRVPSFTAVLDVGTGVREILFDLILSQARPDELVIIDALDCGREPGEIFKVKVDEVPAIKQHDFSLHLAPSLNLLQELRDQSGVKVTIIAAQPTEIPEMVTGGMSEAIISAVTETADFIEKQYFG; via the coding sequence ATGGAATTTCTGCCGGATTACTATACCAAAAAGCTTCTGATACTGGGAGTGGGTAATCCGCTGTTCGGGGATGATGGATTCGGCCCGGCCGTGGCGGAGGAACTGGAACGCCGCGGCCGGGTTCCGTCATTCACGGCGGTATTGGATGTGGGGACCGGAGTCAGGGAGATACTGTTCGACCTGATTTTAAGCCAGGCCCGGCCTGATGAACTGGTGATTATCGATGCTCTTGACTGTGGACGCGAACCAGGTGAAATATTCAAGGTAAAAGTGGATGAAGTACCCGCCATCAAGCAACATGATTTTTCACTTCATCTGGCGCCCAGCCTGAATCTGCTACAGGAATTGCGGGATCAGTCCGGTGTCAAAGTCACCATAATTGCCGCTCAACCGACTGAGATACCAGAGATGGTTACTGGCGGAATGTCCGAGGCTATTATTTCCGCCGTAACAGAAACCGCCGATTTCATTGAGAAACAATACTTCGGCTGA
- a CDS encoding nickel-dependent hydrogenase large subunit (PFAM: nickel-dependent hydrogenase large subunit~KEGG: det:DET0615 hydrogenase, group 3, VhuA subunit, putative): protein MKEIVIQPVSRIEGGAKITIKLDDDGNVADTQVNVLELRGFERFCVGRPVEEMPRITTRICGVCPWSHHLASAKACDAVFGVTPPPAGRKLRELCNSIAYMEEHILHFYFLGGGDFIMGPDADYAVRNVFGIAQKLPDVARNVVKVRHMCAHMLEIIAGKSIHPTAAVPGGFSKPLTEEERKKLIPMAEEAFELAKFSIDYAKKNIFPAYIDAVKTVGVIKTGFLGTVKDDGTMDLYDGKLRMMDPEGNYEEFEAKDYLDYITEHVEPWSYVKFPYNKKWGEFSMDPDNPSGIYRVNTLARMNVSDKLSTPLAQAELEEFRETFGRPAQATLLFHWARLIEILYNAEKTLELLNDPEITDTNTRVPVTPRAARGVGCTEAPRGTLIHDYTTDENGLVTSANLIVATCQNNAPINMSVKQAAKMLIKDGKYDQGILNTVEMTIRAYDPCLSCASHDLNGQLACKLDIVGADGELIETLTNH from the coding sequence ATGAAAGAAATTGTAATTCAACCGGTTTCCCGTATCGAAGGCGGGGCCAAGATAACCATCAAACTGGATGATGATGGCAATGTTGCCGATACTCAGGTGAATGTTCTGGAACTCCGGGGGTTCGAGCGATTTTGCGTCGGACGTCCGGTAGAGGAAATGCCCCGTATCACAACCCGTATTTGCGGTGTATGCCCATGGTCGCACCACCTGGCTTCGGCCAAGGCCTGCGATGCCGTTTTCGGCGTCACGCCGCCTCCGGCCGGCCGCAAGTTGCGCGAATTATGCAACAGTATCGCCTATATGGAGGAGCATATCCTGCATTTCTACTTCCTGGGCGGTGGCGACTTCATTATGGGCCCCGATGCCGATTACGCCGTAAGAAATGTTTTCGGTATCGCTCAGAAATTGCCCGATGTGGCACGGAATGTCGTCAAGGTCAGACACATGTGTGCTCATATGCTGGAAATCATTGCCGGCAAATCGATTCATCCGACTGCGGCTGTCCCTGGTGGCTTTTCCAAGCCCCTGACTGAGGAAGAGCGAAAAAAGCTGATACCCATGGCCGAGGAAGCGTTCGAGCTGGCTAAATTCTCCATAGACTATGCCAAGAAGAACATTTTTCCGGCTTACATTGACGCGGTCAAAACGGTCGGGGTCATTAAGACCGGTTTTCTGGGAACGGTCAAGGACGATGGAACCATGGACCTGTATGACGGTAAGCTCAGGATGATGGATCCCGAAGGTAATTATGAGGAGTTCGAAGCCAAGGATTACCTGGATTATATCACCGAGCATGTCGAGCCATGGTCATACGTTAAATTCCCCTATAATAAGAAATGGGGTGAATTTTCCATGGATCCGGATAATCCCAGCGGCATCTATCGTGTCAACACCCTGGCCAGGATGAACGTATCTGATAAGCTCAGCACTCCGCTGGCTCAAGCCGAATTGGAAGAATTCCGCGAGACCTTTGGACGCCCGGCTCAGGCGACACTGCTGTTCCACTGGGCCCGGCTTATCGAGATTCTATATAATGCCGAGAAGACTCTGGAACTGTTGAACGACCCGGAAATCACCGACACCAACACCAGGGTTCCGGTCACCCCCAGGGCGGCCCGGGGCGTCGGTTGTACCGAGGCGCCGCGCGGCACCTTGATTCATGACTACACCACCGATGAAAACGGGCTGGTGACTTCGGCCAACCTTATAGTGGCCACCTGCCAGAACAACGCACCTATCAACATGTCGGTGAAACAGGCGGCCAAGATGCTGATCAAGGACGGCAAGTACGACCAGGGTATTCTTAACACTGTAGAAATGACCATTCGCGCTTACGACCCGTGTTTGTCCTGCGCCTCACACGACCTCAACGGCCAGTTAGCCTGTAAGCTGGATATTGTGGGCGCCGATGGGGAATTGATCGAGACGTTGACCAATCACTAA
- a CDS encoding NADH ubiquinone oxidoreductase 20 kDa subunit (PFAM: NADH ubiquinone oxidoreductase 20 kDa subunit~KEGG: deg:DehalGT_0549 NADH ubiquinone oxidoreductase 20 kDa subunit), producing the protein MVRVAEEWFAVCGGCEVSILDIGEPLLDLLPSLEFVHIPVLMDHKLFGQTGEKSEMEIPDADVGIITGSIRSQENKELAEEMRRKCKIIISLGSCANFGGIPALGNMYPNSEIFDTAYRKTASTEAGDDPNEALPALTDRVYSVNEVIKVDISIPGCPPTPEWIANALVALLEGKSFSLPERSVCDDCPTVREKKAQVNIRRPLQAPEFTPGRYDNMRCLNEQGILCLGPATRTGCGGSEKTPRCIKAYMPCRGCYGPIRAGANPMVDMMGALSSVGLDAKQIEDRMATFNRFIGAGRLRPMPTR; encoded by the coding sequence ATGGTACGAGTTGCCGAAGAATGGTTTGCGGTATGTGGTGGATGTGAGGTATCAATCCTGGATATAGGTGAGCCCCTGTTGGATCTGTTGCCCAGCCTGGAATTTGTACACATTCCGGTGCTGATGGACCACAAGCTGTTCGGTCAGACCGGGGAAAAATCGGAGATGGAAATTCCCGATGCCGATGTCGGTATCATAACCGGCAGTATCCGGAGCCAGGAAAACAAAGAACTGGCTGAAGAAATGCGGCGAAAGTGTAAAATTATCATCTCACTCGGTTCCTGCGCCAATTTCGGCGGTATTCCGGCTTTGGGTAACATGTATCCGAATAGTGAAATCTTCGATACTGCCTATCGCAAAACAGCCAGTACCGAGGCTGGAGATGACCCCAATGAGGCTTTGCCGGCGTTGACCGACCGGGTCTATTCCGTAAATGAAGTGATTAAGGTGGATATATCCATTCCCGGCTGTCCGCCGACTCCGGAATGGATTGCCAACGCTCTTGTAGCTCTGCTGGAGGGCAAGAGTTTCAGTCTGCCGGAACGAAGTGTCTGTGACGATTGCCCGACTGTCAGAGAGAAAAAAGCTCAGGTTAATATCCGGCGGCCGTTGCAAGCGCCGGAGTTCACTCCAGGCCGATATGACAATATGCGCTGTCTGAACGAGCAAGGCATTCTGTGCCTAGGGCCGGCAACCCGCACCGGTTGCGGCGGCTCTGAAAAAACTCCGCGTTGCATCAAGGCCTACATGCCTTGCCGTGGCTGTTACGGGCCGATCAGGGCTGGGGCTAATCCCATGGTCGATATGATGGGAGCGTTATCATCTGTTGGGTTGGACGCGAAACAAATTGAAGATCGCATGGCGACCTTTAATAGATTTATCGGCGCTGGACGACTGCGCCCGATGCCGACCCGCTGA
- a CDS encoding hypothetical protein (KEGG: vvi:100268088 hypothetical protein LOC100268088), producing MDLARYFDNRKFMWDGVVYETEAESKKQEQQYSADGFDVKAFCEDDKYYLFTRRVVKEVSV from the coding sequence ATGGATTTGGCGCGATATTTCGATAATAGGAAATTCATGTGGGATGGCGTCGTTTATGAAACCGAAGCTGAAAGCAAAAAACAGGAACAGCAATACTCCGCTGACGGATTCGATGTCAAAGCCTTTTGTGAGGATGATAAGTATTATCTGTTCACCAGAAGGGTGGTCAAAGAGGTCAGTGTTTAA
- a CDS encoding methyl-viologen-reducing hydrogenase delta subunit (PFAM: methyl-viologen-reducing hydrogenase delta subunit~KEGG: adg:Adeg_2015 methyl-viologen-reducing hydrogenase delta subunit) gives MNIATQNNQTEAVEDNGYEPLVICFACNWCSYAAADLAGVSRIQYPPNVRIIRVMCSGMVHPNLVIDALTKGADGVLMCGCHPGDCHYREGNLKAEARAEAIQLMLQDFGLEEERYRLEWVSASEGARFAQVVTEMVGQLKQLGPSPYKM, from the coding sequence ATGAATATCGCTACGCAAAATAATCAAACGGAAGCAGTTGAAGATAACGGGTATGAGCCCCTGGTTATCTGTTTCGCCTGTAACTGGTGTTCATACGCCGCCGCCGATCTGGCCGGAGTATCGCGGATTCAGTATCCGCCAAACGTCAGGATAATCAGGGTAATGTGTTCCGGCATGGTACACCCGAATCTGGTTATCGATGCCCTTACAAAAGGAGCCGATGGTGTGTTGATGTGCGGTTGTCACCCGGGTGACTGTCATTACCGTGAAGGTAATTTGAAAGCGGAAGCCAGGGCTGAGGCCATCCAATTGATGTTGCAGGATTTCGGGTTGGAAGAAGAACGTTATCGTCTGGAATGGGTTTCGGCTTCCGAAGGTGCCAGGTTCGCTCAGGTTGTTACCGAAATGGTAGGCCAACTAAAACAACTGGGCCCCAGCCCGTACAAAATGTGA